One Chryseobacterium indoltheticum DNA segment encodes these proteins:
- a CDS encoding patatin-like phospholipase family protein has protein sequence MRKLLTLLFVFQLLLIQSQVKKDLVIPKNPKIGLSLAGGGAKGFSHVGVLKVLDSLGVKVDYISGTSMGAIVGGLYASGYSGKEIEKIVMDTDFYSLIRDPKSRKESSFFNKSVDKYLFTIPLKNGKITLPSSISSGQKNVYLLKELFKNVSNVNDFSKLPIPFMCVATNLESGNMKIFESGDLVQSIMASSAFPSLMDPVKIGDSIYIDGAMTVNYPSKPLKDKGIDIVIGVDLNQDLSKREDLNNIISILNQVIDFGIQKDTRRQYKHTDINIKPNLTGMTATSYDDKKKILDSGYVEGLKYAAILDQLPKREFDRLRQAVNPIYSNVYKIDSISIDGGRIYGKNYVLGKMGLRLPSLQTYGSINRGLDKLVATNNYSFINYDIVTENNFNYLKLYVTEDEARHFLKVGLHYDEIFKTGLLLNYSAKRLLFKNSNLSLDVVVGDKPRYYLNYFVDNGYIPGFGIYSSGMSFDLRNSSNINADNWEWLRNEVYIQSVWKDKFAIGAGISHDYFEAEINGLNKRYNRFLNPYVFLKSDTQNDRDFPTKGFYLNAEGKVIDLMKSEVEKRLIQVKADVRVNLPITKQLSYHLNLYGGITIGENLPEFYQYRLGGIFEQNIVNFKNFSGFYFAQLNSNNVVLVSNDLQFKFYKNLFLSGNFSFANLSDDISFEDAVKVNYSSLGATLGYKSPFGQIKLNFSHSLKNNQKGIFSVILGHWF, from the coding sequence ATGAGAAAACTCCTGACTTTGCTGTTCGTATTTCAGCTACTTTTGATACAGTCTCAGGTAAAGAAAGATTTGGTGATTCCTAAAAATCCCAAAATCGGACTTTCACTTGCTGGTGGCGGAGCTAAAGGTTTTTCGCATGTAGGAGTTCTTAAAGTATTAGATTCTTTGGGCGTGAAAGTAGATTACATCTCAGGAACGAGCATGGGCGCAATTGTAGGAGGATTATACGCATCCGGATATTCGGGGAAAGAAATCGAAAAAATTGTGATGGATACTGATTTTTATTCTTTAATCAGAGATCCAAAATCAAGGAAAGAAAGTTCATTTTTCAATAAATCGGTAGACAAATATCTTTTCACCATACCTTTAAAAAACGGCAAGATAACCCTTCCCTCTTCCATCAGCTCCGGGCAGAAGAATGTTTATCTTTTGAAAGAATTATTCAAAAATGTCTCCAACGTTAATGATTTTTCAAAACTGCCAATTCCTTTTATGTGTGTTGCCACCAATCTCGAAAGCGGGAACATGAAAATTTTTGAAAGCGGAGATCTGGTACAGTCTATCATGGCGAGTTCAGCTTTTCCGTCTTTAATGGATCCTGTAAAAATTGGCGACAGTATTTACATAGACGGTGCAATGACCGTTAATTATCCTTCAAAACCTTTAAAAGACAAAGGAATTGATATCGTAATTGGAGTAGATTTAAATCAGGATTTATCTAAAAGAGAAGATCTAAATAATATTATTTCAATTCTTAATCAGGTTATCGACTTCGGTATTCAGAAAGATACCAGAAGACAATATAAACATACCGATATTAATATTAAGCCTAATCTTACCGGGATGACGGCGACAAGCTATGACGATAAGAAGAAAATTCTTGATAGCGGATATGTAGAAGGCTTAAAATATGCTGCAATACTAGATCAATTGCCAAAGCGGGAATTTGACCGTCTCAGACAGGCCGTAAATCCTATATATTCTAATGTATACAAGATTGACAGTATTTCGATAGATGGCGGTAGAATTTACGGTAAAAACTATGTTCTCGGGAAAATGGGGCTTCGTCTCCCTTCACTGCAGACTTACGGAAGTATTAACAGAGGTTTAGATAAACTCGTTGCGACAAACAATTATAGTTTTATTAATTACGATATTGTTACAGAAAATAATTTTAATTATCTCAAATTATATGTGACCGAAGATGAAGCCAGACATTTTCTGAAAGTTGGACTTCATTACGATGAAATTTTTAAAACCGGGCTTTTATTAAATTACTCTGCGAAAAGACTTTTATTTAAAAATTCAAATCTTTCTTTAGATGTCGTTGTAGGAGACAAACCCAGATATTATTTAAACTACTTTGTCGATAACGGATACATTCCGGGATTTGGTATTTATTCTTCAGGAATGAGTTTTGATCTAAGGAATAGCTCAAACATTAATGCCGATAACTGGGAATGGTTGCGTAATGAAGTTTACATCCAATCGGTATGGAAGGATAAATTCGCAATTGGAGCAGGAATCAGCCATGACTACTTTGAAGCCGAAATAAATGGTTTAAATAAGCGCTACAACCGTTTCCTAAATCCGTATGTATTTCTAAAAAGTGATACCCAGAATGATCGCGATTTCCCAACAAAAGGTTTTTATCTTAATGCTGAAGGAAAAGTTATCGATCTAATGAAATCTGAAGTTGAAAAAAGATTGATTCAGGTAAAAGCCGATGTAAGAGTTAATCTTCCAATCACAAAACAGCTAAGTTATCATCTTAATCTTTATGGCGGAATTACCATTGGTGAAAATCTTCCGGAATTTTATCAATACAGATTGGGAGGAATTTTCGAGCAAAATATTGTCAACTTCAAAAACTTTTCTGGATTTTATTTTGCACAGCTCAATTCAAATAATGTGGTTTTAGTATCAAATGATCTTCAGTTCAAATTTTATAAAAACTTGTTTTTGAGCGGGAATTTTTCTTTCGCCAATCTTTCTGATGACATCAGCTTTGAAGATGCTGTGAAAGTAAATTACAGTTCTTTAGGAGCAACTCTGGGATACAAATCTCCCTTTGGGCAGATAAAACTGAATTTCAGTCATTCACTAAAAAATAATCAAAAAGGCATATTCAGTGTTATTTTAGGACACTGGTTTTAA
- a CDS encoding bifunctional UDP-N-acetylmuramoyl-tripeptide:D-alanyl-D-alanine ligase/alanine racemase, producing the protein MNYTINQIAEITNAKVIGEGELVIKNIAFDSRIIYSTKNTAFIAINTQKNSGEKYIESAIDRGINVIISEHHYSQFENITWIIVENSVEFLQKLAKYHCKNSHIKSIGITGSNGKTILKEWLYQCLWNEFPTVKSPKSFNSQIGLPLSLLQINENHKLGIFEVGISKPNEMENLENIFHPQIGLLTHIGTAHLANFKSEEDLIDEKIKLFKDSEVIIYNGDNLLVDKKLNDLYSSKKLISYGLKDSNQIYFKNNISKDEQLVAHYFGEEISFPVHQRDEATLTNVLALITVLKEFGIENQNIIEKINALKAVEMRLEAIEGIKSNIVINDSFNLDLDSLKTALQFLNEYKKPKKSLVLTDIVGVNSNSKELYEEVSELVNDQKFDSVFLIGDEISNFSDLFRAKTHTFINTQELIDSKHLTEIENQIILLKGARKFEIEKVKDLLELRKHDTVLEINLNALLHNINYHKSLLKPSTKMMAMVKANAYGLGSYEISEFLQHHHIDYLGVAFVDEGVELRKKGITVPIVVMNPEQHSYETVIQYNLEPEIYSFRVLELFYEAIQKSGNDKNYPIHIKLETGMHRLGFKDFELDQLSQILNKTSLKVQSIFSHLSSSDMPTEKDFTLHQLETFEKNSSYLIENLGYAPIRHILNSSGITSYTSHQYDMVRIGIGMLGESPNSDIQKQLHSVVSFKTVISQISLVENGESVGYSRRFRPNHATKIATIPVGYADGIPRLIGNQIGNVGVNKTLAPIVGSICMDMMMINVDHIANVKEGDTVTVFNAKPTLKEFAEYCKTITYEVLTSISPRVKRIYVKD; encoded by the coding sequence ATGAACTACACTATAAATCAAATTGCAGAGATCACCAATGCTAAAGTTATTGGAGAAGGAGAATTAGTGATCAAAAACATAGCTTTCGACAGCAGGATCATTTACTCAACTAAAAATACTGCGTTTATTGCTATTAATACTCAAAAAAATTCAGGCGAAAAATATATTGAATCTGCGATCGACAGAGGGATTAATGTCATTATTTCTGAACATCATTATTCTCAGTTTGAAAATATAACCTGGATTATTGTAGAAAATTCTGTGGAATTTCTTCAGAAACTAGCCAAATATCACTGCAAAAATTCTCATATAAAATCAATCGGGATTACCGGGAGTAATGGTAAAACAATTTTAAAAGAATGGCTGTATCAATGTCTTTGGAATGAATTTCCGACTGTGAAAAGCCCAAAAAGTTTCAATTCTCAGATTGGTCTTCCGCTTTCTTTGCTTCAAATTAACGAGAACCATAAATTGGGCATTTTTGAAGTCGGTATTTCTAAGCCGAATGAAATGGAAAATCTGGAAAATATCTTCCATCCACAAATTGGTTTATTGACCCATATCGGCACCGCTCATCTTGCCAATTTCAAATCTGAAGAAGATTTGATTGACGAAAAAATAAAGCTTTTCAAAGATTCCGAAGTCATTATTTACAATGGAGATAATTTATTGGTTGACAAAAAATTAAACGATTTATATTCAAGTAAAAAATTAATTTCTTACGGACTTAAAGATTCCAATCAGATTTACTTTAAAAATAATATTTCAAAAGACGAGCAACTTGTTGCACACTATTTTGGCGAAGAAATTTCCTTCCCTGTTCACCAAAGAGATGAAGCGACTTTAACGAATGTTTTAGCGCTTATAACTGTTTTGAAGGAGTTTGGTATAGAAAATCAAAATATAATCGAAAAAATCAATGCTTTAAAGGCTGTTGAGATGAGACTTGAAGCGATTGAAGGCATTAAGAGCAATATCGTTATTAATGATTCTTTTAATCTTGATTTAGATTCTCTTAAAACCGCTCTTCAGTTCTTAAATGAATATAAAAAACCGAAGAAATCATTAGTATTAACCGATATTGTCGGTGTTAATTCCAATTCAAAAGAGCTGTATGAAGAAGTCTCAGAATTGGTCAATGATCAAAAATTTGATTCCGTTTTCTTAATCGGTGATGAAATATCAAATTTTAGTGATTTATTTAGAGCTAAAACTCATACTTTTATTAATACTCAGGAATTAATTGACAGCAAACATCTTACAGAAATTGAAAATCAGATTATCTTACTGAAAGGTGCAAGAAAATTTGAGATTGAGAAAGTAAAAGATTTGTTGGAGCTCAGAAAGCATGATACGGTTTTAGAAATCAATCTGAATGCTCTTTTGCACAATATAAATTATCATAAATCCTTACTGAAACCATCCACAAAAATGATGGCAATGGTAAAAGCAAATGCCTACGGACTAGGAAGTTATGAGATTTCAGAATTTTTACAGCATCATCATATTGATTATCTGGGAGTCGCTTTCGTTGATGAAGGAGTCGAGCTTAGAAAAAAAGGAATTACGGTTCCTATCGTTGTGATGAATCCTGAGCAACATAGCTATGAAACTGTCATTCAGTATAATTTAGAACCTGAGATTTACAGTTTCAGGGTGTTGGAATTATTTTATGAAGCCATTCAAAAATCAGGAAATGACAAAAACTATCCTATTCATATCAAGTTGGAAACAGGAATGCATCGTCTTGGTTTCAAAGATTTTGAATTGGATCAGTTGAGCCAGATTTTAAATAAAACAAGCTTAAAAGTACAAAGTATTTTCAGTCATCTTTCATCTTCAGATATGCCGACTGAGAAAGATTTTACTTTACATCAGCTCGAAACTTTTGAGAAAAATTCAAGCTATTTAATTGAAAATTTAGGGTACGCTCCTATTCGCCATATTTTGAATTCATCCGGGATAACAAGTTATACCAGCCATCAATATGACATGGTGAGAATAGGCATCGGAATGCTAGGAGAATCACCAAATAGTGATATACAGAAACAGTTACATTCTGTGGTAAGCTTTAAAACCGTAATTTCACAAATTTCCTTGGTAGAAAACGGTGAATCAGTAGGATACAGCAGAAGATTTAGACCAAACCATGCTACAAAAATAGCCACAATACCTGTTGGATATGCAGATGGAATACCAAGGTTGATCGGAAACCAAATCGGAAATGTTGGTGTAAATAAAACTCTTGCTCCAATTGTTGGAAGCATTTGTATGGATATGATGATGATTAATGTTGATCACATCGCAAATGTAAAGGAAGGTGATACCGTGACTGTTTTTAATGCAAAACCGACCCTTAAAGAATTCGCAGAGTACTGCAAAACCATTACTTATGAAGTATTAACCTCCATTTCACCTCGTGTAAAACGGATTTACGTAAAAGATTAA
- a CDS encoding type II toxin-antitoxin system RelE/ParE family toxin — protein sequence MNIFWTNRAKVDLESLEDFLIENWGFNVLDDFYEILERKISSLENGSLIHQKYENTEFHKILITRHNYIIYEISGTQINLLNMINNFRDPESNYKLITEK from the coding sequence ATGAATATCTTTTGGACAAATAGAGCCAAAGTAGATTTAGAAAGTTTGGAAGATTTTCTTATTGAAAATTGGGGCTTTAATGTTCTTGATGATTTTTATGAAATTTTAGAAAGAAAAATTTCAAGTTTGGAAAATGGAAGTTTAATTCATCAAAAGTATGAAAACACAGAATTTCATAAAATACTGATTACTAGACATAACTATATTATTTACGAAATTTCTGGAACTCAAATCAATCTTTTGAACATGATTAATAATTTTCGGGATCCGGAGTCTAACTATAAATTAATTACTGAAAAGTAG
- a CDS encoding thymidine kinase, producing the protein MFLENTINHSKQSGWMEVICGSMFSGKTEELIRRLRRAEMAGQNVEIFKPKTDTRYSDEDVVSHNKNKIRSTAVENPDEIILLGSNCDVVGIDEAQFFDESIVDVANQLANSGIRVVIAGLDMDFLGRPFGPMPHLMATAEYVTKVHAICRRTGNLANYSMRTSDGKNLVELGETESYDAVSRRVFVDEVLSKKEV; encoded by the coding sequence ATGTTTTTAGAAAATACAATTAATCATTCCAAACAGAGCGGTTGGATGGAAGTTATTTGTGGCTCAATGTTTTCCGGAAAAACCGAAGAGTTGATCCGAAGGCTGAGAAGAGCAGAAATGGCGGGGCAGAATGTGGAAATTTTTAAACCTAAAACCGATACGAGATATTCTGATGAAGATGTCGTTTCGCATAACAAAAACAAAATTCGCAGTACTGCTGTAGAAAATCCTGATGAGATTATTTTGTTGGGATCAAATTGCGATGTGGTGGGAATTGACGAGGCTCAGTTTTTTGACGAAAGTATCGTAGATGTTGCCAATCAGTTGGCAAACAGCGGAATTCGGGTAGTAATTGCAGGTTTGGATATGGATTTTCTGGGACGACCTTTCGGGCCGATGCCTCATTTGATGGCAACTGCCGAATATGTTACAAAAGTACATGCCATTTGTAGAAGAACAGGAAATTTAGCCAATTATTCGATGAGAACTTCTGACGGAAAAAACTTGGTAGAACTTGGAGAAACAGAATCTTACGATGCTGTAAGCCGAAGAGTTTTTGTGGATGAAGTTTTAAGCAAAAAAGAAGTTTAA
- the rsmI gene encoding 16S rRNA (cytidine(1402)-2'-O)-methyltransferase has translation MSGILYFVPTPVGNLEDMTFRAIKTLKEVEYILCEDTRTSGVLLKHFEISKPLRSYHLHNEHQATEKVIADLKNGQNVAIITDAGTPGISDPGYLLAKAGSDHNIEMICLPGATALIPALVVSGLPNNEFLFAGFLPPKKGRQTKLKQLAEEKKTIVLYESPHKINTTLEQIKEFFGEETRASLSREISKKFEETKRGTINELIEFSKSKTLKGEIVLIVNNSLK, from the coding sequence ATGAGCGGTATTTTATATTTTGTTCCGACACCGGTCGGAAATCTTGAAGACATGACTTTCAGAGCGATCAAAACGCTGAAGGAAGTAGAGTATATTTTGTGTGAAGATACCCGGACATCGGGAGTTTTATTGAAGCATTTTGAAATTTCGAAACCTTTGAGATCTTATCACCTTCATAATGAACATCAGGCGACTGAAAAAGTAATTGCAGACCTTAAAAACGGTCAGAACGTTGCCATTATTACCGACGCAGGAACTCCGGGAATTTCAGATCCCGGTTATTTATTGGCGAAAGCGGGATCAGATCACAATATTGAGATGATTTGCCTTCCGGGCGCAACCGCTTTGATTCCGGCTTTAGTAGTTTCCGGCTTGCCGAATAATGAGTTTCTTTTTGCAGGTTTTCTTCCTCCGAAAAAAGGAAGACAAACAAAACTGAAACAGCTTGCAGAAGAGAAAAAAACAATTGTTTTGTATGAAAGTCCACACAAAATCAACACAACTTTAGAACAGATAAAAGAATTTTTCGGTGAAGAGACAAGAGCAAGCTTAAGCCGTGAAATTTCGAAAAAATTTGAAGAGACAAAAAGAGGAACAATCAATGAATTAATTGAGTTTTCCAAAAGCAAAACTTTAAAAGGTGAAATTGTTTTAATCGTTAATAATTCTTTAAAGTAA